A part of Haloarchaeobius sp. HME9146 genomic DNA contains:
- a CDS encoding cobalamin B12-binding domain-containing protein, with protein sequence MSTDQSQRSIRCLVAKVGLDGHDRGAHVIARAFRDAGFEVIYSGLHKAPDEIVQAAVQEDVDVVGISILSGAHNTLVPKIIDGLKEYDAFEDTLILVGGVIPDDDKAHLKELGVAEVFGPGTKMEQTVQFVRDNAPER encoded by the coding sequence ATGAGCACCGACCAGTCCCAGCGGTCGATTCGTTGCCTCGTGGCCAAGGTCGGATTGGACGGCCACGACCGCGGCGCACACGTCATCGCACGGGCCTTCCGCGACGCAGGGTTCGAAGTCATCTACTCCGGGCTGCACAAGGCACCCGACGAGATCGTCCAGGCCGCCGTCCAGGAGGACGTCGACGTCGTCGGCATCTCCATCCTCTCTGGCGCACACAACACGCTCGTCCCGAAGATCATCGACGGGCTGAAAGAGTACGACGCCTTCGAGGACACGCTCATCCTCGTCGGCGGCGTCATCCCCGACGACGACAAGGCGCACCTCAAGGAACTGGGCGTCGCCGAGGTGTTCGGTCCGGGCACCAAGATGGAGCAGACGGTCCAGTTCGTCCGGGACAACGCGCCGGAACGATGA
- a CDS encoding helix-turn-helix domain-containing protein, translating to MQLRVERFDATDEQCVRVLFWASGGDFDAFEAALAEDKTVATPSRSTEFEDGRLYQTELLGEGLRTSIYPTIVDVGGVVYEVSIEQETWRFSVGFPDHRAFEQFYEVCNRNGLTLDLHRRYEQRDIDDSSRFGLTVAQREVLEAALATGYLEIPRQSSLSELADHLGISENAASERFRRASKRLMESTIRPPVKN from the coding sequence ATGCAACTGCGGGTGGAACGGTTCGATGCGACAGACGAGCAGTGCGTCAGGGTGCTGTTCTGGGCGAGTGGTGGGGATTTCGATGCGTTCGAAGCCGCGCTGGCCGAGGACAAGACCGTCGCGACCCCGTCGCGCAGCACCGAGTTCGAGGACGGCCGGCTGTACCAGACCGAACTGCTCGGCGAGGGGCTGCGGACGAGCATCTATCCGACCATCGTCGACGTCGGCGGGGTCGTCTACGAGGTGTCGATAGAGCAGGAGACGTGGCGCTTCAGCGTCGGTTTCCCCGACCACCGCGCGTTCGAGCAGTTCTACGAGGTCTGTAATCGCAACGGGCTCACCCTCGACCTCCACCGCCGGTACGAACAGCGGGACATCGACGACAGCAGCAGGTTCGGCCTGACCGTCGCCCAGCGCGAAGTGCTGGAGGCGGCGCTCGCCACCGGGTATCTGGAGATTCCCCGGCAGAGCTCGCTTTCGGAGCTGGCGGACCACCTGGGTATCTCGGAGAACGCCGCTTCGGAACGGTTCCGGCGGGCGTCGAAACGGCTCATGGAGTCGACCATCAGGCCGCCAGTCAAGAACTGA
- the meaB gene encoding methylmalonyl Co-A mutase-associated GTPase MeaB: MSASTDDLLDDLLAGKHRALARAITKIENREPSYRDLVSALYEHTGDAEVIGITGSPGAGKSTLVDKLASRYREQGYTVGIVAIDPSSPYTGGAVLGDRIRMASNVGDMDVFFRSMSARGNLGGLSTATADAVKAMDAFGKDKVIIETVGAGQNEIDIVQAADTVCVLVPPGAGDNVQMLKAGILEIGDLFVVNKADMDGANRTVQELLEMVHMGSGSMRVDAGHHDFDDAEVDLDMPGTDDEEGLDVEPWDPPVLETVATDGTGVEELIETFDEHHDWLVESGQLERKRRQRIAEEIRTLLRDDAAGLVQQELDGLGGVEDIVDRVMAGETDPYSVADEVIEPIAACLSEE; the protein is encoded by the coding sequence ATGAGCGCGAGCACGGACGACCTGCTCGACGACCTCCTCGCGGGCAAGCACCGCGCCCTCGCGCGGGCCATCACGAAGATAGAGAACCGCGAGCCGAGCTACCGCGACCTCGTCTCCGCGCTGTACGAGCACACCGGCGACGCCGAGGTCATCGGCATCACCGGCAGCCCGGGCGCGGGCAAGTCCACGCTCGTGGACAAACTCGCGAGTCGCTACCGCGAGCAGGGCTATACGGTGGGAATCGTCGCCATCGACCCGTCCTCGCCCTACACCGGCGGGGCCGTCCTCGGCGACCGCATCCGGATGGCGTCGAACGTCGGCGACATGGACGTGTTCTTCCGGTCGATGAGTGCCCGCGGGAACCTGGGCGGGCTCTCGACCGCGACCGCGGACGCGGTGAAGGCGATGGACGCCTTCGGGAAGGACAAGGTCATCATCGAGACCGTCGGGGCCGGCCAGAACGAGATAGACATCGTCCAGGCCGCAGACACCGTCTGCGTGCTCGTCCCACCGGGTGCCGGCGATAACGTCCAGATGCTCAAGGCGGGTATCCTCGAGATCGGCGACCTGTTCGTCGTGAACAAGGCCGACATGGACGGCGCGAACCGGACCGTCCAGGAGCTCCTCGAGATGGTCCACATGGGCTCGGGGTCGATGCGGGTCGACGCCGGCCATCACGACTTCGACGACGCCGAGGTCGACCTCGACATGCCGGGCACCGACGACGAGGAGGGCCTCGACGTAGAGCCGTGGGACCCACCCGTTCTGGAGACGGTCGCCACCGATGGGACCGGCGTCGAGGAACTCATCGAGACGTTCGACGAGCACCACGACTGGCTGGTCGAGTCCGGCCAGCTGGAACGAAAGCGACGCCAGCGCATCGCCGAGGAGATACGGACACTCCTCCGTGACGACGCGGCGGGGCTGGTCCAGCAGGAGCTCGACGGTCTCGGGGGTGTCGAGGACATCGTCGACCGAGTGATGGCGGGCGAGACCGACCCGTACAGCGTGGCCGACGAGGTCATCGAGCCAATCGCGGCCTGCCTCTCCGAGGAATAG